In Deltaproteobacteria bacterium, a single window of DNA contains:
- the groL gene encoding chaperonin GroEL (60 kDa chaperone family; promotes refolding of misfolded polypeptides especially under stressful conditions; forms two stacked rings of heptamers to form a barrel-shaped 14mer; ends can be capped by GroES; misfolded proteins enter the barrel where they are refolded when GroES binds) produces MAKVLKFSEEARGKIKVGVDALADAVKITLGPRGRNVIIEKSFGSPLVTKDGVTVAKEVELADKFENMGAQMVKEVASKTSDVAGDGTTTATVLAQKIYQEGAKLVAAGYNPMGLKRGIDKAVEAVAAELKKMSKATKDPKEIAQVGTISANNDETIGNIISEAMAKVGKEGVITVEEAKGMETTLEIVEGMQFDRGYLSPYFVTDPERMEVILEDPFILIHEKKIANMKDLLPLLEQIARSGKPLLIVAEEVEGEALATLVVNKLRGTLNASAVKAPGFGDRRKAMLEDIAILTGGKAIAEEMGIKLEAVTLTDLGRAKRVVIDKDNTTIIDGAGKKADIEGRVKQIRAQVEETTSDYDKEKLQERLAKLVGGVAVINVGAATETEMKEKKARVEDALHATRAAVEEGIVAGGGVAYIRAAPCLDNLKLEHDQQAGVDIVRKSLVEPAKQIAINAGQDGGVIVDKIRSGKGNYGYNAATEEFEDLMKAGILDPTKVTRVALQNAASVAGLMITTECAIAEKPEEKKDMPQMPPGGGGMY; encoded by the coding sequence ATGGCGAAAGTTCTGAAGTTCAGCGAGGAGGCCCGCGGCAAGATCAAGGTGGGCGTGGACGCATTGGCCGATGCGGTCAAGATCACTCTCGGTCCCCGGGGCCGCAACGTGATCATCGAGAAGTCGTTCGGCTCCCCCCTGGTCACCAAGGACGGCGTCACGGTGGCCAAGGAAGTCGAGCTGGCGGACAAGTTCGAGAACATGGGCGCGCAGATGGTGAAGGAGGTCGCCTCCAAGACGAGCGACGTCGCGGGCGACGGGACCACCACCGCCACCGTGCTGGCCCAGAAGATCTACCAGGAAGGGGCGAAGCTGGTCGCGGCCGGCTACAACCCGATGGGCCTCAAGCGCGGAATCGACAAGGCCGTCGAGGCCGTCGCCGCCGAGCTCAAGAAGATGTCGAAGGCGACGAAGGACCCCAAGGAGATCGCACAGGTCGGCACCATCTCCGCGAACAACGACGAGACGATCGGGAACATCATCTCCGAGGCGATGGCCAAGGTCGGCAAGGAGGGGGTCATCACCGTCGAGGAAGCCAAGGGGATGGAGACGACCCTCGAGATCGTGGAAGGGATGCAGTTCGATCGCGGCTACCTCTCCCCGTACTTCGTCACCGACCCCGAGCGGATGGAGGTCATCCTCGAGGACCCGTTCATCCTCATCCATGAGAAGAAGATCGCCAACATGAAGGACCTGCTCCCGCTGCTGGAGCAGATCGCCCGCAGCGGCAAGCCGCTGCTGATCGTGGCGGAGGAAGTCGAGGGAGAGGCGCTGGCCACCCTCGTGGTGAACAAGCTCCGCGGCACGCTGAACGCCTCGGCCGTCAAGGCCCCCGGCTTCGGCGACCGGCGCAAGGCGATGCTGGAGGATATCGCGATCCTCACCGGCGGGAAGGCGATCGCCGAGGAGATGGGGATCAAGCTCGAGGCGGTCACCCTGACCGACCTCGGCCGCGCCAAGCGCGTGGTCATCGACAAGGACAACACCACGATCATCGACGGGGCCGGCAAGAAGGCCGACATCGAGGGCCGGGTGAAGCAGATCCGGGCGCAGGTCGAGGAGACCACGTCCGACTACGACAAGGAGAAGCTCCAGGAGCGGCTGGCGAAGCTGGTCGGCGGCGTGGCGGTGATCAACGTCGGCGCGGCGACCGAGACCGAGATGAAGGAGAAGAAGGCGCGCGTCGAGGACGCCCTGCACGCGACCCGCGCGGCGGTCGAGGAAGGGATCGTCGCCGGTGGCGGCGTGGCGTACATCCGGGCCGCCCCCTGCCTGGACAACCTGAAGCTGGAGCACGACCAGCAGGCGGGCGTGGACATCGTCCGGAAGTCGCTCGTCGAGCCCGCCAAGCAGATCGCGATCAACGCCGGCCAGGACGGCGGCGTGATCGTCGACAAGATCCGCAGCGGGAAGGGGAACTACGGCTACAACGCGGCCACCGAGGAGTTCGAGGACCTGATGAAGGCCGGAATCCTCGACCC